From a region of the Streptacidiphilus albus JL83 genome:
- a CDS encoding HNH endonuclease signature motif containing protein, with amino-acid sequence MLVVDDVVVAELARCVPGADSAARLAGLAGLAGAVLSAAGRVDALVAVERHLRWLQAIELELLAGLEAQPLECIPGQPDALVDFLETGEQVACALRVSPDTARGRLVEARAIVSRFPRTVALLAQGRIQLMHAKVLSELTANLDDPVATRVEELTVDRFPQQTVGAARKAIARAVIKADPVGAEERHRRAGEDRHTALQPRPDGMAWYGALLTAVDALRVDAAVDTHARRSDDGRTLRQRRADALVDLVTRPGELVHESGTTSPVTTVSVTVPYDTLIGTGQDPADLKGYGPVTAAQARALATAPGSIWRRLLVEPATGRLVRTDPTSYRPTAEVARHVTARDATCRFPGCTRAADQCDLDHVVPFNHDDPRAGGPTTPDNLIALCRRHHLLKHRARWRVRHDPATHDVHWTSPTRHHYTSSLSAAGH; translated from the coding sequence GTGTTGGTCGTGGATGACGTGGTGGTGGCGGAGTTGGCGCGGTGCGTGCCCGGTGCGGACAGCGCGGCGCGGCTGGCAGGGCTGGCAGGGCTGGCGGGCGCGGTGCTGTCGGCGGCGGGCCGGGTCGACGCCCTGGTGGCGGTGGAGCGACACCTTCGCTGGCTGCAGGCCATCGAGTTGGAACTGCTGGCCGGGCTGGAGGCACAGCCGCTGGAGTGCATTCCGGGGCAGCCGGACGCGTTGGTGGACTTCCTGGAGACCGGGGAGCAGGTCGCGTGCGCCCTGAGGGTGTCGCCGGACACGGCGCGGGGCCGGTTGGTGGAGGCGCGGGCGATCGTGAGCCGGTTCCCGCGCACGGTCGCGCTGCTGGCGCAGGGGCGGATCCAGCTCATGCACGCCAAGGTCCTGTCCGAGCTCACCGCCAACCTCGACGACCCGGTCGCGACGAGGGTGGAGGAGCTGACCGTCGACCGGTTCCCGCAGCAGACCGTCGGTGCGGCCCGCAAGGCCATCGCCCGCGCTGTGATCAAGGCCGACCCCGTCGGCGCCGAGGAGCGCCACCGGCGGGCCGGCGAGGACCGGCACACCGCCCTGCAGCCCCGTCCGGACGGCATGGCCTGGTACGGCGCGCTGCTGACGGCCGTCGACGCCCTGCGCGTCGACGCCGCCGTCGACACCCACGCCCGCCGCAGCGACGACGGCCGCACACTGCGCCAGCGTCGTGCCGATGCCCTGGTCGACCTCGTCACGCGGCCCGGCGAACTTGTCCACGAATCCGGGACAACTTCCCCGGTGACGACGGTGTCGGTCACCGTCCCGTACGACACCCTGATCGGCACCGGCCAGGACCCGGCCGACCTCAAGGGCTACGGGCCGGTCACCGCAGCCCAGGCCCGCGCGCTGGCGACTGCGCCCGGCAGCATCTGGCGACGGCTCCTGGTCGAACCCGCCACCGGACGTCTCGTCAGGACCGACCCCACCTCCTACCGGCCCACCGCCGAGGTCGCCCGCCACGTCACCGCCCGCGACGCGACCTGCCGCTTCCCCGGCTGCACCCGCGCCGCCGACCAATGCGACCTGGACCACGTCGTCCCCTTCAACCACGACGACCCCCGGGCCGGAGGGCCCACCACCCCGGACAATCTCATCGCTCTCTGTCGGCGGCACCATCTGCTCAAGCACCGCGCCCGCTGGCGCGTCCGCCACGACCCCGCCACCCACGACGTCCACTGGACCAGCCCCACCCGACACCACTACACCAGCAGCCTCTCCGCCGCAGGTCACTGA
- a CDS encoding peptidyl-tRNA hydrolase, with translation MTSSSPFADQSDDRDAAPQYVLPLVVRIERDDPPAHTDALETAARAVLTLLSDPRATEPDGEWAERVHAWQDARIRKVVRRARGSEWRRASELPGLTLTGKSAEVRVFPPVPLDGWPKELVKLQVSGTELDDPEPPTAADALLPVLWFNPDVPMSTGKSMAQAGHGAQLAWWALSDADRAAWRDSGFALAVRTASPERWSVLTGSGLPTVRDAGFTEIAPGSCTVVADHPALRSN, from the coding sequence ATGACCAGCAGCAGCCCCTTCGCCGACCAGTCCGACGACCGCGACGCCGCGCCCCAGTACGTGCTCCCGCTCGTCGTCCGGATCGAGCGTGACGATCCGCCCGCGCACACCGACGCGTTGGAGACCGCGGCCCGAGCCGTGCTCACGCTGCTCTCCGACCCCCGCGCCACCGAGCCGGACGGCGAGTGGGCCGAGCGCGTGCACGCCTGGCAGGACGCCAGGATCCGGAAGGTCGTGCGGCGGGCCCGCGGCTCCGAGTGGCGGCGGGCCTCCGAGCTGCCTGGGCTGACGCTCACCGGCAAGTCGGCCGAGGTCCGGGTGTTCCCACCGGTGCCACTGGACGGCTGGCCCAAGGAGCTGGTCAAGCTCCAGGTCTCGGGCACCGAGCTGGACGACCCGGAGCCGCCGACCGCCGCGGACGCGCTGCTGCCGGTGCTCTGGTTCAACCCGGACGTCCCGATGTCGACCGGCAAGTCCATGGCCCAGGCCGGTCACGGCGCGCAACTGGCCTGGTGGGCCCTGTCCGACGCGGACCGCGCGGCGTGGCGCGACTCCGGCTTCGCCCTCGCCGTGCGCACTGCCAGCCCCGAGCGCTGGTCCGTGCTGACCGGCTCCGGCCTGCCCACGGTCCGCGACGCCGGCTTCACCGAGATCGCCCCCGGCTCCTGCACGGTCGTCGCCGACCACCCCGCGCTGCGCTCCAACTGA
- a CDS encoding GNAT family N-acetyltransferase — translation MVTTAIAQPVFRTAGAEDVPALVALIESAYRGDSSRAGWTTEAHLLDGRRTDPEGVSAVIGAEHSRMLVAEADGEILGCCQLESRDGHAYFGMFAVRPTLQGGGLGRQVLAEAERLAREEWGADELHLTVITAREDLIAWYLRRGFARTGRRSAFPYGEERFGRPKRDDLEFELLVKELPQGASARTEDRASRADG, via the coding sequence ATGGTCACCACCGCAATCGCCCAGCCCGTTTTCCGCACCGCCGGGGCCGAGGATGTGCCTGCGCTGGTGGCACTGATCGAGTCGGCGTACCGCGGTGACTCCAGCCGCGCGGGGTGGACCACCGAGGCGCACCTGCTGGACGGGCGGCGCACGGATCCCGAGGGCGTCAGCGCGGTGATCGGCGCCGAGCACAGCCGGATGCTCGTGGCCGAGGCGGACGGCGAGATCCTCGGCTGCTGCCAGCTGGAGAGCCGCGACGGCCACGCCTACTTCGGCATGTTCGCCGTGCGTCCCACTCTCCAGGGCGGCGGTCTGGGCCGACAGGTCCTGGCCGAGGCCGAGCGTCTGGCGCGCGAGGAGTGGGGCGCGGACGAGCTGCACCTGACCGTGATCACGGCCCGGGAGGACCTGATCGCCTGGTACCTGCGCCGCGGCTTCGCCCGCACCGGGCGCAGGAGCGCGTTCCCCTACGGCGAGGAGCGCTTCGGCCGGCCCAAGCGCGACGACCTGGAGTTCGAGCTGCTGGTGAAGGAACTGCCCCAGGGCGCCTCCGCCAGGACCGAGGACAGGGCGTCGAGGGCGGACGGGTAG
- a CDS encoding GntR family transcriptional regulator, translating into MSNHWSSSRLDLHVDLTAASGRRAGLESALRAAIRDGRLAAGTLLPSTRGLAQELGLSRGTVTAAYDQLVEEGHLTARPGSGTSVAEAPPLAPAPAPPGPAAARPVHDLRPGLPDVSAFPTRAWLAATRRVLTRARPEDFGAGDPQGRI; encoded by the coding sequence ATGTCGAATCATTGGTCCAGTTCCCGGTTGGACCTCCATGTCGACCTGACCGCGGCGAGCGGGCGGCGGGCCGGCCTGGAGTCCGCGCTGCGTGCGGCGATCAGGGACGGACGCCTGGCCGCCGGAACGCTCCTGCCGTCCACCCGCGGCCTCGCCCAGGAGCTCGGGCTCTCGCGGGGCACCGTCACCGCCGCCTACGACCAACTCGTCGAGGAGGGCCACCTGACCGCACGTCCCGGATCGGGCACCTCCGTCGCCGAGGCGCCGCCGCTCGCCCCGGCTCCCGCGCCCCCCGGACCGGCAGCGGCACGGCCGGTCCACGACCTGCGGCCCGGACTCCCCGACGTCAGCGCCTTTCCCACCCGCGCCTGGCTCGCAGCCACCCGGCGGGTGCTCACCCGCGCCCGCCCCGAGGACTTCGGCGCCGGAGACCCGCAGGGCCGGATCTAG